In Micromonospora ferruginea, the sequence ACCACGACCAGCAGGCCGGCCACCCCGCAGCCGGCGACCAGCGGCCGGGGCTCGGCCACCTCCATCAGCAGGCCGCCGACCAGGTAGCCGGCCATCCCGCCGCCCTGCACCGCCGCGCCGAAGACCGCGAACGCGCGACCCCGGGCCAGTTCCGGCACCCGCCTGGCCAGCAGCAGGTTGCCGAACACGTTCTCGCCGCCGTTGGCCACGCCCCCCAGCAACCAGATCGGCACCAGGATCCACGCCGACGGCACCGCCGCCGACGCGAGCACCGCCAGGCAGCAGCCGCCGAGCAGGACCAGCCCGGCGCCGAGCAGCGCGCCGTCGTCCGCGAGCCGGCGGGCGACCCGGGCGAACAGCCAGGCGCCGAGCACGATGCCGAGCGTCCAGGAGCCGGTGACCAGGCCGTAGACGGTGGTGGAGCTGTCCAGGGTCTCCCGGATGAAGAAGACCTCGATCACGTTGATCGCCCCGACCGCGCCGACCACCGCGGCCACGCTGCCGACGAGGACCACCAGCAGCGGGTCGCGCCGCAGCCGCCAGGCCGGCGTGGTCGACGTGGTGCCGGCCGCCGCCGTGGCGCGGCCACCCCGTCGGGTACGGATGAGCAGCGCGGCCACGACCAGCGCGAGGTAGCTGACCGCGTCGACGAGCAGCGGCACCCGGGTGCCGAACTGCCCGACGAGCAGCCCGGCGAGCGCGGGGCCGGCGAGCGCGCCCAGAGTCCCGGCGGTCTGGTTGAGCGCGCC encodes:
- a CDS encoding MFS transporter, giving the protein MSFTTGSSRWSDVWIAATARGVSSCGDFLAATALTLALQSAGAGGLAVSVLLLAATLPLVALAPLTGRLADRVDSRVLLVAAGLVQAAICVALAYATAPALVVALVALLATGLAVTQPVLAALVPVMVRAEDLPRAGALNQTAGTLGALAGPALAGLLVGQFGTRVPLLVDAVSYLALVVAALLIRTRRGGRATAAAGTTSTTPAWRLRRDPLLVVLVGSVAAVVGAVGAINVIEVFFIRETLDSSTTVYGLVTGSWTLGIVLGAWLFARVARRLADDGALLGAGLVLLGGCCLAVLASAAVPSAWILVPIWLLGGVANGGENVFGNLLLARRVPELARGRAFAVFGAAVQGGGMAGYLVGGLLMEVAEPRPLVAGCGVAGLLVVVALAWPVRRAVRAERAAVPAAAPPPVGVAG